ACGCGGCTCGACCAGATCTCGGCCAGCGCCGCGCCCAGCGGGAAGTAGACCCCGGCCGTCCCGCCGGTGGCGACGGCGATGAAGGTGCGGGGCTGCGCCGCCGCCGGCCAGCCCACCGCGGCGACCAGCAGGAGTGCGAGCCCGATGCGCCGGATGGCGCGGCGACGGGATGTGACGACTGCCATGGCGCTCTGTTCCCTCCCTCGGCGACGCCCCGCCCGTGAGGACGGGGCCGTGGTCTTCAGGGTCCGACCGTGCTGAACCGTCCGCCCTCCACCCGCGTGATGACGACGTCCCGCACCGGGTCGCCCCAGCGGTCGAAGGCGAGCTCGCCTGTCACACCGGGGAACCGCCGGACGCC
This genomic stretch from Armatimonadota bacterium harbors:
- a CDS encoding immunogenic protein: MAVVTSRRRAIRRIGLALLLVAAVGWPAAAQPRTFIAVATGGTAGVYFPLGAALAEIWSSRV